gcaatatctttatttatttatttttatgtggtgccggggatcaaatccagtgcctcacacatgtgaggtaagcactgtaccactgagccacagtcccaaccctaaattatttttgttatattattttaaagttagcCTAAGATATCATGACATTCCACCTCTAAATACGTGAttatccatctctctctccctctttttttttagtactagagattgaatccaggtgtgctttaccacttttttttatatttgagacaATACTGGCTACTAATCTTTGACTGTCTTTTGTTACATTTGACTGAATCATTTGAAAACTGTGTGCATTTTCTGACTGGTACACTTCAAAAAGAACaacaggggggctggggatgtggctcaaggggtagcacgctcgcctggcatgcgtgcagcccgggttcgatcctcagcaccacatacaaacaaagaggttgtgttcgccgaaaactaaaaaaataaatattaaaattcaaaaaaaaaaaaaaagaacaacagggACAAGCTAACCTTTGTCagtatccacagcccttttttgggGGGCCCCTCAGTTTCTCCAAAGACTGATCCTTCAATCTCTAAGTTGGGGGCACATTCTTGGTGGCTATTATTAATAGCAAAGCACAGGGAGAAGACTGGAGTCCCACACTGTCAATATGCAGGCTTCCACCAATGGTGTGTTCAACCCTGTGTCACACTCTATTACACCTGCTTGCCTGAGTCCTGAACCTCAACATTCAATGCTCCTAGTCATCCCTTGAGGGTGGCAACTAATCAGTCTTGTTTTCTGGCCCATATCTCATTCATACTATTGCCTTCAAGTTCTAGACCTTCTGGGCATTTAtgttgctgcttctttttttttttttttgatagtggggattgaactcggggacattcaaccactgagccacatccccagccctattttgtattttatttagagtcagtacttcactattgctgaggctggcattgaaggTAATTCTCCTGTCTCCTGATCTATGTTGCTTCTTGTTACTTTCCTTGGCAGACACTAAGGCTACGACTTCATCTGTTTAGCTAAAGAAGTTACTTgcttgttgggctggggatgtggctcaagcggtagcgcgatcgcctggcatatatgcggcccaggttcgatcctcagcaccacatgcagaaacaaagatgttgtgtccgccaaaaaactaaaaaattctctctctcttaaaaaaaaaaaaaaaaaaaaaggttacttgCTTTCTCCTCTATTAAAATATACATCTTACATTTGCTTTAGTTTCCtgagttttgtttaattttttttgttgttgttcttgtaaAGTTGcttcattttattcctttattattattctcatggTATTTGGGAAAGGAAAAGAGATAGCACATGAAGGCAATGTTTTTGTTTAATTGAAGACTACCAATTTTATTGATGATATTTATTGTTCAACTTTAATATACCAACCACTAGTTCACAAAAGCCTTTAAATGATTGATATCATCTCTCCTTTTTCTGATAAGGATtctgaaattcagaaaaatttattattatataacaaGCCAGGTTTTTCAGTCTTAATTGTGTACAAGAATCAACAAagtcatatggaaaaaaataaaaataaaatagaaatgacccATAATcccataaaagataaataaaacaatcatTATGGTCACCTATTATTCACCAAAATGCAGCTGGAGTGGAAAAGTAGAATCAGAGGACAATTATCTACTCTCTTGTATTCAGAACAATGCTGGTAAACAAGCACATACCCCTTTCAATCCATCGCTCAAAATCGACAGGCTCtttagatttggtcttttcaaTCTTCAAGGTCCGCACTAACATTGTAAGTAAACAAAATGTTAATTACCTTTCTGACTCTATGTtgttttctctgtatttctttttccctctgcCAGAGACTGACATGCATTGGTAGAACTAGAGTATTGGGATCAGAAATACCATGTTCTGGAAGTTATccattctgtttttctatatatCCCCATGGTAAAATgtggtctttccttttttttttttaaatagtactggggattgaacccaaggctactctactactgagccatatctctaaccatttttctttcttttttttttttatcttgaaaccatttctgaggctgtccttgaactttgcTACTCCTGCTTcagtcccctgccttccctgagTCTCTGGCATATAGGCATGCACCTCAGTGCCACAGAACTGGGCTGTGTAATGGTGATCTTATAATGTTTATAACTGTAAAACATAAAGCTAGTGGAGCTGTTTTGAATTTGATCATCATCaacaatttttctatatattGATGAAAACATTGGTGGTCTTGGTCATAAACATTTATGAAGAACCTATTATGAGTACAGGCATTTTTTTATTGTCTTGTCACTACAGTCTTAAGAGAAAAGTATTACTAATCTATTCTACTGATGAGGATGTAAGCTTAGGGAAGCAAGGTAAGGTGTTTAATGAGAAAGAACAAGTAAGGAGCAGAAGTGAAATTCAACCTCAAGGactgtctgactccaaagcctatGCAATGAATGGCAGAGGAGAGACTGAGCCATGCATCTTCCTTTTGCACTGTGTTCCCTTCCCTGTCTTCACCTAGTCTCTGCCACTCTAGATCCAttcctcctcttctctgtctTGTCCTGTGCCTTAAATGGCTGACCCCTGTGGACTAGTCTCCTGGACTTACCCATTGGCTTCTGAGTGGAGTTGACCAGTGGAGGCACCAGGAGTGGACAGAGGGCTGTAAGAAGTAAGATTCTTattctctctccacttcctctcTGCTTTGGTATCAGGTGTTGGACAACAGTCAAGTCCCTTCATGATCATAGCTCCTGCTGGGCAGGATCTGGCTCTCACTGGGGTGAGATAACATTATCTCTTTGCCTTGTCCCAGGGAAATAATGGCCTCCTGCTGTAGCTAGTTTCTGAGGGCCTCATCATCCCTTGTTTATTCCCTTAGCCCAAGACATACTTTCATAAGTGGACCCATCAATAAAACCTCTTCATTTGAAACATCTGGGATGTGTTTTGTTTCCTACCATGATTTTGTCTGATATACTCTATCCCTAAATAAACACACAGGATTAGAAGAATGTTTCAATGGGAGATTCTGTTCCTAAATTCCCAGAAAATATCAGTATTAATAGAAGAATCAACACCATTCAATGTGAAAAATCAGGGTTATTGAATTTTCAGCAAGAATTTGATAGAGAACTCCAGGATGAATGAATCTAGGGAAAAAAGATGTCATGGAAACTAGCATTCTGGCAAGTCAGCTTCTTATGTTCATAATAGGGTCTTTTGCCAAAGACTTTCGTGTCGTAAATTGCATGGAAATTATTATGTGCTTTGGAAGGGTTTCAAATTTGCAGTTTAAAGAGGTTAGTTGTGCTGAAGGCAGTTAACCCAGAATCCCTACCCTCCCATTCCAGCAATAAAACCGGATTCCATGCTGTGAAGAAAAACTAGGGTTTTGCCAAAAGTTTACATATATGTCCTCTgcttatagaaaaattaaaggatGGTGAAAATTAATGTATGATTTGCTTACCTAAGTAACTTTGGATTATAAGTTTTTCAACCTTTACATGTTTGTGAAAACATATAATGAACTCCTGGGGAAACATTCCTGTGGTGGTCCAAAATGTTTCTGGATTCCTGTcgttaatttgaaagaaaaagaaaaatagctaaatataaaagttaaatcATAAAGTTCTCATGATAAGTATTATAAAAATGACTATGGGATTATGACAATCCATTTCTGTTAATTCTGCCTCTAATCTCTCCCCAAGTTTAATAATTCTTTGCTACCACCAGATATTCTCTTCTAAAACACAGGAATAGAACTGATGTCACTCCTGTCTAAAAAGCCTTCAGTGGTCCCTTGCTGCCTATAAATTTAAACTCCTTAGTGTGACATTTAAGACTGTACAGTCTGGTTTCATAATTAAAGGACATTATCCTCCATCACTACATCACCATCAATCACTGTAGTCACACTGGGCCACTTAAAATTCTGCAAACACATCATGCAGGCTCTTGCTTCCACATAGCAGTTCCTGAGATTCTCTTTACCCAAAAAGTCTTTCTTCCCTTGCAAAAGTTTATTCACTTTTGGGCCCAATCTCTCTAACTCCAACAAACTGGAATCACTTCCTCCTTTCTTTGTACTTCCCTGACACTCAGCAACCCATTTCTGCACTGACACTTATCTCTTATGTTTTTATGGCTCCTGCAAGATGATAAGCTCTTTGAACCCAAACACTTCCCACTACTCATCTTCATATCCCTAGCAACTGTTAAATAGTTAAACCACAGTATGtgtttgctgaaaaaaaaattaaatatgcagtTTTAAGTTGTACAGATGTGTGTTTGAAATAGTATATGTGGTACTGACGACAGAAGTAATAATTTCAACAATGTAAGCCTTTTTCTTTTATGGAGGCaaaatttatatacaatgaaatttacCTTACAACTtcataagtttttgttttttgctttttatgatGCTggagttcaaacccagggccttgcatatgccaggcaagtactctacatgaattacatccccaggccatttaatgagttttgataaatgtatatgCTTATGTAACTGATCCCAGGATAACCAATATCCCcatcaagatatagaacattcTCATGACTCCAGAAATTTTCCTTCCAGACAATCCCTCAATTATTACTTTGACTTTTATCACCATGACCTATGCTgcaatgtatgtatgtgtatacacatatgtatatatacatacacacatataaacacatacatatgtgtgtatatatacatatatattcatatatatatgtatgtgcatttttttttaactactggggattgaatctagggatactctatcactgagctacatacagtcctattttattatttgcttacTACTTATTTTGCATTACTGGCaactgaacccaggagttttacactgagttacatctctagtcctttatctatctatctatctatctatctatttatttatttataagccaggtctcactaagttgccacagctgagttacatctctagacctttatttatttataagccaggtttcactaagttgccaagactgattttttttcttttctttttttaaaaatttttattttttattagttgctcgagacaatacaatgatcttgacatatcatacatttgattcaaatggggtatgaattcttatgccaaggctgatcttgaacttatgatcctcctgtctcagccacccaagtcactgtgatgacaaaaaattgagacaggatcacactaaattgctcaggctagcctgaacttgcaatcctccttacTCAGTTAcctaatagctgggattacaggcatgtactaccacactTGACTTGTTCATTCTTTTGTTTGATATTTGGATTGCTTCCAgttttataatgttataataaataaagctactataaacattcttACACAAGTGTCTTTGTAGACAAAGTCATTACTAAGAGTGGCTTTATAGGATGATAAGGTAGAgttatatttaactttataaaaacttacaaatttccaaagtggttgcactatTATATACTCTTACCAGCAATGTTAAGAGAGTTCTACTTGCTCCACACCCTTTGTCAACATTTGCTGttatcagtctttttaatttaacCATTctatacaacagtcactagtatggcaatatgtaaaaacgtggatgtgtaaccgatgtgattctgcaatctgtatacggggtaaaaatgggagttcataacccacttgaatcaaatgtatgaaatatgatatgtcaagagctttgtaatgttttgaacaaccaataaaaaaagaaaaaaaaataataatttaaccaTTCTAGTAAATGTGAAATGGTCtcctattgttttaatttgcattttcctgataacTATAATGCTAAGCACTTTTTTCATGCATGTTAGTTGctcatctattttcttttgttaagtgtctcttaaattattttgtcatatttttatgaagttgtttgtatttttattatatacctGTAGCAGTCCTttggtatgtatgtgtgtgtgtgtgtgtatatatatataaatttttttttccaaatgaatattttctcccagtccaTGATTtgccttgttgttttttttctttttggtaccaagggtTTGATTCCAGGGGTACtaaatcattgagccacatccctagccctttttattttttattttgagacagggtcttgctaagtagcttaggACCTTGTTGagttgcagagactggctttgaacttgtgatcctccttcctcagcctgccgagttgctggaatcacaggcatgcaATGGCTTGCCTTTTCATCTTCTTAATCATGGCTTTCAATAAGCAGAAATTTCATTACTGACAAAGtccagttttgttattttttttctttctttccttctttatctttaaaaaaattttttttcttttgtatttacatgtggtgctagGGAACGAACCCTGTTTCTCATGCATGCtgagcaagctctctaccactgagttacatgaccagccccatttttttattttatgcttagTAATTTTTGTGTCATCCCCTTCCCAAAAGAAATATTTGTCTACTGCAATGTCGCAAAGTTCTTTCTTATGAGGTCCATGATCCATCCTGAATTAATTTTTGTGCTCAGTATAGGATAAGGGTCacagtttatttttatctatgtTTACTCTGTTGctccagtaccatttgttaaaaaggctttctttttcttattggaaCTTATAGTGtctttctccaaaataaaatatattttgtcaaaaataTAACCTAATATAACCTGATGCTGTGGGTCTGTTttgggctctctattctatttcaCTGGTctaatattataaatacattacACTGCTTTGATTATTGTGAATTGGTTATTCTATGTCCTGAAATCAGATAAAGTAAGTAAGTGctttaactttcttctttttcaagatgattttgaCTAGTCCAGGTCTTTGTATTTCCAGatatgtttcaaaaaaaatttgttaGTGTCTATGTAAAAATATACCGAGATTTTTAATTTGGATTGTACAGACTTtacattaatttagaaaaaagctggcattttaacaatattaagttttcTAATTATGcacatagtatatattttaatttatttagctctttattatattaaaagttttgtCAACAATATCTTATAAACTTCATTGTGAAGGTCTTGTGTGtcttattaaatttattctaaattattttatgttttaaatgctattttaagtagatttttttgagaggagagacgggtaccagggattgaaccaagatttataaaatgatgttttaaaataaaatttaggtaAATTCAATGCAAAATTAGAActaatccaggggctggggatgtgtctcaagcagtagcgcgctcgcctggcatgcgtgcggcccgggttcgatcctcagcaccacatacaatcaatgatgttgtgtctgccgaaaactaaaaaataaatattaaaaaaatttaaaaaaaaattagaactaatCCAGATATCTATCACtgacaaatggataaataaaatctgcTTTATCCATGCAATTGAATATTATttgacaataaaaagaaattgttcTGAGATATGCTACCACATGGATGAAGCCTGAAAACATgaaaagtgaaagaagctagtcaAAAGGCCATAtatgtatgattccatttacatgaaaagtCTGAATCAGTAACATCTACAGAAATAAGGTATATTAATAATGGTTACCGAGGGCTGGTGGGGATGGATAAATACAGGGTAACTGCTAATGAATGCAAGGTTTCTTCTGGGGGTGATAAAATGTTCTAACATGGATCGTGGAAATGGTTGCATAACTCTGATTATGTGGGAAATACTAAATTGTAGACTCTAAAAGGGTGAATTATATagcatatgaatatataaataaagggtatttttttgaggggataccagggattgaacccaggggtgcttaaccactgagcctcatccccagcccttttttatattttatttagaggcaggatctcattaagttatttagggttttgctaagtggctgaggctggctttgaacttgtgatcctcctgcctcaggctcccagggattacagacgtgcgccACAATGCCTGGTATATGTCAATAAAGTTGTTACAAAAAAAGGGTTAGGTCTCCTATCtaataattctgatttttaaattctatatttaataatttataatttcctttttacttatAACTATatggtttaaaattttatcaatataaataatttagtGAATTTAATTGTCCTAGCTTTTCCTTCAGTGCTTTCAATAAACATGACCAATATAATAATTCTACATATTACTATATAGATGCACTTGGACTTTAAAATGACATAATTGCATCCTCATAATTAGGTATAAGGAAATTGTCAAAatagtagttttctttttctctttcttttcccagcaccatgtactgaacccaggggcattcaaccactgagccacatctccagcccctgctccACACACGCCCCaccctgctttttaaaaaaaaaaaaaaaaaaaaaaaatttagttgtagatgaacaaataactttgtttatttatttttatgtgtgcctcactcatgtgaggcaagcactcaactactgagccacaacctcatccccctttttttggtattttatttagagacagggtttcactgagttgccaagcacctcacttttgccaaggctggctttgaactcgcgatcctccctcctcagcctcctgagccactgagattacaggcacgcGTGGGCCACTGCCTGGCAATAGTTTTCTGTTGAATAAGGATTGACTGCTAACAACTGTTTCACatctattatctcatttgatttttttttttgttgttgttgttttaataacTCTGAGGAAGGCAGAAAAGGTGgtgttatctctattttttagACTAGAAATGGAGGCCCAAAGGATGAAATATATgtcatccttaaaaaaaaaagagggagagtaAAACACCAGATCTCTGAATGCCCTTTTCTTTTCCCAAGAACTTAGCCAAGTTAAGGGAACAATGACAGCAATCTGGGCTGGAATGTCCAGATAAATATTATCATGAAGGACACTGGCTATCTCTGTTATATGCTTGGAATTAGGGCAAGTTAGTATTATGTATG
This region of Ictidomys tridecemlineatus isolate mIctTri1 chromosome 11, mIctTri1.hap1, whole genome shotgun sequence genomic DNA includes:
- the Ift25 gene encoding intraflagellar transport protein 25 homolog isoform X2, which translates into the protein MRQFDLCLSSEGSEVVLATSSDEKHPPENIIDGNPETFWTTTGMFPQEFIICFHKHVKVEKLIIQSYLALCPLLVPPLVNSTQKPMVRTLKIEKTKSKEPVDFERWIERDFVHTEGQLQNEEILFSAETTSLFICGTEDRTPAARMPGEHATD